Proteins encoded in a region of the Cupriavidus pauculus genome:
- a CDS encoding ABC transporter permease has protein sequence MTAHAPHAHSLPHSMSPRQRAWQRFRHNRLGYWSLILFVLLFVFSMAAEVLSSDRPLVVRYKGDWYFPIVKVYPETTFDGDFPTRTDYLDPFIRERITTHGNFAVFPPNRYSYDTLNYFAKEPNPAPPSSENWLGTDDRGRDVLARLLYGFRVSVLFGMALTVIGVLIGTLTGALMGFFGGRFDLMSQRAIEVWSSMPELYLLIIFASIFEPSLSLLIILLSLFGWMGLSDYVRAEFYRNRSLDYVKAARALGLSNAQIMWRHILPNSLTPVITFLPFRMSAAILALTSLDFLGLGVPPTTPSLGELLAQGKANLDAWWISVSTFAVLVITLLLLTFMGDALRDAFDTRMGLAQLRGRVRPKVPAAAAPAPEVVS, from the coding sequence ATGACCGCCCACGCGCCGCACGCGCACTCGCTTCCCCATTCGATGTCGCCGCGCCAGCGCGCGTGGCAGCGCTTCCGCCATAACCGGCTCGGCTACTGGAGCCTGATCCTGTTCGTGCTGCTGTTCGTCTTCAGCATGGCCGCGGAGGTCCTGTCCAGCGACCGCCCGCTCGTGGTCCGCTACAAGGGCGACTGGTACTTCCCGATCGTCAAGGTCTACCCGGAGACCACGTTCGACGGCGATTTCCCGACGCGCACCGACTATCTGGATCCGTTTATCCGCGAGCGCATCACCACGCATGGCAACTTCGCGGTGTTCCCGCCCAACCGCTATTCGTACGACACGCTCAACTATTTCGCGAAGGAGCCGAACCCGGCGCCGCCTTCGTCCGAGAACTGGCTCGGCACCGACGACCGTGGCCGCGACGTGCTGGCGCGGCTGCTTTACGGCTTTCGCGTCTCCGTGCTGTTCGGCATGGCGCTGACGGTGATCGGCGTGCTGATCGGCACGCTCACGGGCGCGCTGATGGGCTTCTTCGGCGGCCGCTTCGACCTGATGTCGCAGCGCGCGATCGAAGTCTGGAGCTCGATGCCGGAGCTGTACCTGCTGATCATCTTCGCGTCGATCTTCGAGCCGAGCCTGAGCCTGCTGATCATCCTGCTGTCGCTGTTCGGCTGGATGGGCTTGTCCGATTACGTGCGCGCCGAGTTCTACCGCAACCGCTCGCTGGACTACGTCAAGGCGGCCCGGGCACTGGGTTTGTCCAACGCGCAGATCATGTGGCGCCATATCCTGCCCAACAGCCTGACGCCCGTCATCACGTTCCTGCCGTTCCGCATGAGCGCGGCGATTCTCGCGCTGACCAGCCTGGACTTCCTGGGCCTCGGCGTGCCGCCGACCACGCCGAGTCTCGGCGAACTGCTCGCGCAGGGCAAGGCCAACCTCGATGCCTGGTGGATCTCGGTGTCCACGTTCGCCGTGCTCGTCATCACGCTGCTGCTGCTGACCTTCATGGGCGACGCGCTGCGCGATGCGTTCGACACGCGCATGGGCCTGGCCCAGCTGCGCGGCCGCGTGCGGCCCAAGGTGCCGGCTGCCGCCGCGCCCGCGCCGGAGGTGGTGTCATGA
- a CDS encoding ABC transporter ATP-binding protein has protein sequence MPSSNTPPGDAFEPVAAPAPGTTLMCVENLSVTFGHGEGATRAVRDVSFDLRAGERYALVGESGSGKTVTALAMLRLVEDAHYEGAIRFEGRDLLDVSDREMRGIRGSEIAMIFQEPMTALNPLYTIGNQIVETLALHEGLDRRAARDRAIALLERTGISDAANRFNSFPHQLSGGQRQRAMIAMALACRPKLLLADEPTTALDVTIRAQILDLLRDLQAEYGMAVMLITHDLNLVRAFAQRVGVMEKGVLVETGETAQVFSNPQHPYTRKLIDSRPRREVLPLVPLAPVLLNVRDLSVNYARKKAGIAGWFGKEQFPAVKGVGFELREGETIGIVGESGSGKTTLAHTVLALQNKSGGTIDFLGSDLHSCTRKKRSSLRSRMQVVFQDPFGSLAPRMTIEQIVGEGLALHQPGLSREAMRERVIEALREVGLDRTALGRYPHEFSGGQRQRIAIARVLILKPQVLVLDEPTSALDVSIQQQVLALLSQLQHKYNLSYLFISHDLAVIRAMAHRVLVMKNGEVVEAGETEAVLGAPQHPYTRKLMAAAALGAT, from the coding sequence ATGCCATCATCCAACACGCCACCCGGCGATGCGTTCGAACCCGTGGCCGCGCCGGCCCCCGGCACCACGCTGATGTGCGTGGAGAACCTGTCCGTGACCTTCGGTCACGGGGAGGGCGCCACGCGCGCCGTGCGCGACGTGAGCTTCGACCTGCGCGCGGGCGAGCGCTATGCGCTCGTCGGCGAGTCGGGCTCGGGCAAGACCGTCACCGCGCTGGCCATGCTGCGCCTGGTCGAGGACGCCCACTACGAGGGCGCCATCCGCTTCGAGGGGCGCGACCTGCTCGACGTATCGGACCGCGAGATGCGCGGCATTCGCGGCTCCGAGATCGCGATGATCTTCCAGGAGCCGATGACCGCGCTGAACCCGCTCTATACGATCGGCAACCAGATCGTGGAGACGCTGGCGCTGCACGAGGGGCTGGACCGCCGTGCCGCGCGCGACCGCGCCATCGCGCTGCTCGAACGCACGGGCATCAGCGACGCGGCCAACCGCTTCAACAGCTTTCCGCACCAGCTTTCGGGCGGCCAGCGCCAGCGGGCGATGATCGCCATGGCGCTCGCGTGCCGGCCCAAGCTGCTGCTGGCCGACGAGCCCACCACGGCGCTCGACGTGACCATCCGCGCGCAGATCCTCGACCTGCTGCGCGACCTCCAGGCCGAGTACGGCATGGCGGTCATGCTCATCACGCACGACCTGAACCTCGTGCGCGCGTTCGCGCAGCGCGTGGGCGTGATGGAGAAGGGCGTGCTCGTCGAGACCGGCGAGACCGCGCAGGTGTTCTCCAACCCGCAGCATCCCTATACGCGCAAGCTCATCGACAGCCGGCCCCGGCGCGAGGTGCTGCCGCTGGTGCCGCTGGCGCCCGTGCTGCTCAACGTGCGCGACCTGTCGGTCAACTACGCGCGCAAGAAGGCCGGCATCGCGGGCTGGTTCGGCAAGGAACAGTTCCCGGCGGTCAAGGGTGTCGGGTTCGAGCTGCGCGAGGGCGAGACCATCGGCATCGTCGGCGAGTCCGGCTCCGGCAAGACCACGCTCGCGCACACGGTGCTGGCGCTGCAGAACAAGAGCGGCGGCACCATCGACTTCCTGGGTAGCGACCTGCATAGCTGCACGCGCAAGAAGCGCAGCTCGCTGCGGTCGCGCATGCAGGTGGTGTTCCAGGATCCGTTCGGCTCGCTGGCGCCGCGCATGACCATCGAGCAGATCGTCGGCGAGGGGCTTGCGCTGCATCAGCCGGGCCTGTCGCGCGAAGCCATGCGCGAGCGCGTGATCGAGGCGCTGCGCGAAGTCGGGCTCGACCGCACGGCGCTCGGCCGCTATCCGCACGAGTTCTCGGGCGGCCAGCGCCAGCGTATCGCCATTGCGCGCGTGCTGATCCTCAAGCCGCAGGTACTCGTGCTCGACGAGCCCACGTCGGCGCTCGACGTCTCCATCCAGCAGCAGGTCCTGGCGCTGCTGTCCCAGCTGCAGCACAAGTACAACCTCAGTTATCTGTTCATCAGTCATGACCTGGCCGTCATCCGCGCGATGGCGCACCGGGTCCTGGTCATGAAGAACGGGGAGGTCGTCGAGGCAGGGGAAACGGAAGCGGTACTCGGCGCGCCGCAGCATCCATATACGCGCAAGCTGATGGCCGCTGCCGCGCTTGGGGCTACCTGA
- a CDS encoding C40 family peptidase produces MQRTVLHSLAKVAIGIAFACGATVSNGVLADTVFKDPDSRVESRAELSTDSHVEGKRGLLSSVMNSTSSVASKAGDLVMNALGLIGVRYRFGGNSPESGLDCSGFVRYVFNDTFGFMLPRRSVEMSQVGTTVAVNDLRPGDLVFFNTMRHTFSHVGIYIGDNKFVHAPSTGSKIRVDDMRASYWVTRYNGARRIDESAQGGAGDSMGNMVETLKRFDPAAQGRSLYGG; encoded by the coding sequence ATGCAGCGAACGGTACTTCATTCCCTGGCAAAGGTCGCCATTGGAATTGCCTTTGCCTGCGGTGCGACGGTGTCGAACGGTGTGCTGGCGGATACGGTGTTCAAGGATCCCGACTCCCGCGTCGAAAGCCGTGCTGAACTGAGCACGGATTCGCATGTGGAAGGCAAGCGCGGCTTGCTGTCCTCGGTGATGAACTCCACCAGCTCGGTGGCCAGCAAGGCTGGCGACCTCGTCATGAATGCGCTGGGCCTGATCGGCGTGCGTTACCGCTTCGGCGGTAACAGCCCCGAATCCGGCCTCGACTGCAGCGGCTTCGTCCGCTACGTGTTCAACGACACCTTCGGCTTCATGCTCCCGCGCCGCTCCGTGGAAATGAGCCAGGTTGGCACGACGGTTGCCGTCAACGACCTGCGCCCCGGCGATCTGGTGTTTTTCAACACCATGCGCCACACGTTCTCGCACGTCGGTATCTATATCGGCGACAACAAGTTCGTGCACGCACCGTCCACCGGCAGCAAGATCCGTGTCGACGATATGCGCGCGAGCTACTGGGTCACGCGCTACAACGGCGCCCGCCGCATCGACGAGTCGGCGCAGGGCGGGGCAGGCGACAGCATGGGCAATATGGTCGAGACGCTCAAGCGCTTCGATCCGGCTGCTCAGGGCCGCTCGCTGTATGGCGGCTGA
- a CDS encoding patatin-like phospholipase family protein codes for MKRRLFLGAAPAALLLGACSFGPKPATPPVAATPVNVPPAVATPPRPIRIGLALGGGAARGFAHIGVIKALEAQGIHPDIVTGTSAGSVVAALYASGMDGFALNKVALTMDEATIADWALPFGTRFGGWLKGEALQNYVNRLVKQKPIESMKLPLGIVATDLQSGERILFRRGNTGQAVRASSSVPGVFQPVSIAGHDYVDGGLVEPVPVDAAREMGADFVIAVNISADPASQKNGGQSGVLLQTTAIMGQSINRVALARADVVIRPDLPDMAGSDFTSRNRAILAGEVATAAVLPALRDKLAQLRQRPVSAPVGTVVAQ; via the coding sequence ATGAAACGACGCCTTTTTCTCGGTGCCGCGCCTGCCGCGCTGCTGCTGGGTGCCTGCAGTTTTGGCCCGAAGCCGGCCACGCCGCCGGTGGCCGCCACACCGGTCAACGTCCCCCCGGCCGTCGCCACGCCGCCGCGCCCGATCCGCATCGGCCTGGCGCTGGGCGGTGGCGCCGCGCGCGGCTTTGCCCATATCGGCGTGATCAAGGCGCTCGAGGCCCAGGGCATCCATCCCGATATCGTCACGGGCACGAGCGCGGGGTCCGTGGTCGCCGCGCTGTATGCGTCGGGCATGGACGGCTTTGCGCTGAACAAGGTGGCACTGACCATGGACGAGGCCACGATCGCGGACTGGGCCCTGCCCTTCGGCACGCGTTTCGGCGGATGGCTCAAGGGTGAGGCGCTGCAGAACTATGTGAACCGGCTCGTGAAGCAGAAGCCCATCGAGTCGATGAAGCTGCCGCTCGGCATCGTGGCCACCGACCTCCAGTCGGGCGAGCGCATTCTCTTCCGCCGCGGCAATACCGGGCAGGCGGTACGCGCGTCCAGCAGCGTGCCGGGCGTGTTCCAGCCCGTATCGATCGCCGGCCACGACTATGTCGATGGCGGCCTCGTCGAGCCGGTGCCCGTGGACGCCGCGCGCGAGATGGGCGCGGACTTCGTGATCGCCGTGAACATCTCGGCGGACCCGGCCTCGCAGAAGAACGGTGGCCAGAGCGGCGTGCTGCTGCAGACGACGGCCATCATGGGGCAATCGATCAATCGCGTGGCGCTGGCGCGCGCAGACGTGGTGATCCGGCCCGATCTGCCCGATATGGCGGGCAGCGACTTTACGTCGCGCAATCGCGCGATTCTCGCGGGCGAGGTGGCGACGGCGGCGGTATTGCCCGCGCTGCGGGACAAGCTGGCGCAGTTGCGTCAGCGGCCGGTCAGCGCGCCGGTCGGCACCGTGGTGGCGCAGTGA
- the gltX gene encoding glutamate--tRNA ligase produces the protein MTQRVRTRFAPSPTGFIHLGNIRSALYPWAYARRMQGDFILRIEDTDVERSSQEAVDVILESMAWLDLDIDEGPFYQMQRMDRYREVVKQMLDGGLAYHCYMSTEELDALREAQRAAGEKPRYNGFWRPEPGKVLPEPPAGVTPVVRFKNPIGGSVVWEDGVKGQIEISNDELDDLVIARPDGTPTYNFCVVVDDLDMRITHVIRGDDHVNNTPRQINIIRALGGTPPVYAHLPTVLNEQGEKMSKRHGAMAVTGYRDEGYLPEAVLNYLARLGWAHGDAEIFSREQFVEWFDLEHLGKSPAQYNPEKLAWLNNHYIKVGDNARLATLTQPFIEALGGTVEGAPLPEVIALVKDRANTLKEVAQTALLFYRGEPQPDAALKAEHLTDEIRPALAALATQLAALPEWKREAIGATFKAVLAEFGLKMPKLAMPVRLLVAGQLQTPSIDAVLELFGRDTVLSRMQKGL, from the coding sequence ATGACACAACGCGTCCGCACCCGCTTCGCACCGAGCCCCACCGGCTTTATTCACCTCGGCAACATCCGCTCGGCCCTCTACCCGTGGGCCTATGCCCGCCGCATGCAGGGCGACTTCATCCTCCGTATCGAGGACACCGACGTCGAGCGGTCGTCGCAGGAAGCCGTGGACGTGATCCTGGAAAGCATGGCCTGGCTCGACCTCGATATCGACGAAGGTCCGTTCTACCAGATGCAGCGCATGGACCGGTATCGCGAGGTCGTGAAGCAGATGCTCGACGGCGGTCTGGCGTACCACTGCTACATGAGCACGGAAGAGCTCGACGCGCTGCGCGAAGCGCAGCGCGCCGCGGGCGAAAAGCCGCGCTACAACGGCTTCTGGCGTCCGGAACCGGGCAAGGTCCTGCCCGAGCCGCCGGCCGGCGTTACGCCGGTGGTGCGATTCAAGAACCCGATCGGCGGCAGCGTGGTCTGGGAGGATGGCGTCAAGGGGCAGATCGAGATCTCGAACGACGAGCTCGACGACCTCGTCATCGCGCGTCCGGACGGCACGCCGACGTACAACTTCTGCGTCGTGGTCGATGACCTCGACATGCGGATCACGCACGTGATTCGCGGCGACGATCACGTCAACAACACGCCGCGCCAGATCAACATCATCCGCGCGCTCGGCGGCACGCCGCCCGTGTATGCCCACCTGCCGACCGTGCTGAACGAGCAGGGCGAGAAAATGAGCAAGCGCCATGGCGCGATGGCGGTCACGGGCTACCGCGATGAAGGCTATCTGCCCGAGGCGGTGCTGAACTACCTCGCGCGTCTGGGCTGGGCGCACGGCGATGCGGAAATCTTCTCGCGCGAGCAGTTCGTCGAGTGGTTCGACCTCGAACACCTCGGCAAGTCGCCGGCGCAGTACAACCCCGAGAAGCTGGCCTGGCTCAACAACCACTACATCAAGGTGGGCGACAACGCGCGCCTGGCCACGCTCACGCAGCCGTTCATTGAAGCGCTCGGGGGCACCGTGGAAGGCGCGCCGCTGCCCGAGGTCATCGCGCTGGTCAAGGATCGCGCCAACACGCTGAAGGAAGTCGCGCAGACCGCGCTGCTGTTCTATCGCGGCGAACCGCAGCCCGATGCGGCGCTGAAGGCCGAGCACCTGACCGACGAGATCCGCCCGGCGCTGGCCGCGCTGGCCACGCAGCTGGCCGCGCTGCCCGAGTGGAAGCGCGAAGCCATCGGCGCGACCTTCAAGGCCGTGCTGGCCGAGTTCGGCCTGAAGATGCCCAAGCTTGCCATGCCGG